Proteins encoded by one window of Triplophysa rosa linkage group LG19, Trosa_1v2, whole genome shotgun sequence:
- the rab24 gene encoding ras-related protein Rab-24 — protein MTAMRVDAKVVMLGKESVGKTSLVERCVHRRFLVGPYQNTIGAAFVAKALNVGDKVVTLGIWDTAGSERYEAMSRIYYRGARAAIVCYDLTDSSSFERARFWVKEIQSCEENCKIYLCGTKADLIEADRSSRQVDYHDVQDFADDIGAQHFETSSKTGKNVDEVFQKVAEDFSSCALEFMQEEKGVDLGQKKDSYFANCCRN, from the exons aTGACTGCCATGAGAGTGGATGCGAAAGTGGTCATGCTTGGCAAGGAGAGCGTGGGCAAAACCAGTCTGGTGGAGAGATGTGTTCACCGGCGCTTTCTTGTGGGCCCTTATCAAAAT ACTATAGGAGCTGCGTTTGTTGCCAAAGCCCTTAATGTCGGTGATAAGGTGGTTACGCTGGGAATATGG GACACTGCTGGATCTGAGCGTTACGAGGCCATGAGCAGAATCTACTACAGAGGAGCCCGTGCTGCTATTGTCTGCTATG atttgactGACAGCAGCAGTTTTGAAAGGGCCAGGTTTTGGGTGAAGGAGATACAGAGCTGTGAAGAG AACTGCAAGATATATTTGTGTGGCACTAAGGCTGATCTCATTGAGGCCGACCGAAGTTCACGACAAGTGGACTACCATGATGTACAAGATTTTGCAGATG ACATAGGTGCACAACATTTTGAGACCTCCagcaaaacaggaaaaaatgttG atgaGGTGTTTCAGAAGGTTGCTGAGGACTTCAGTAGTTGCGCATTGGAGTTCATGCAAG AGGAGAAAGGAGTGGACCTTGGACAAAAGAAGGACTCTTATTTTGCCAACTGCTGCCGTAACTGA